A genomic region of Candidatus Kapaibacterium sp. contains the following coding sequences:
- a CDS encoding LON peptidase substrate-binding domain-containing protein, with product MKKIGIFPLRLVLFPESAYPLHIFEERYKAMISKCLQERAHFGINFMSNEGMKDVGCSATITEVLRHYDDGRMDIVVAGVKRYKLKSFADGADKYYVGDVDYFDDIDNSFHPEQLEKCVDIYNRIAETVKTIKIDAIAIENISSNFPSFQLAQKAGLAIEQRQFLLESRNENERLIYLFEHFNKILPTVKTIDGINNLIKNDGYIKPNLPKA from the coding sequence ATGAAAAAAATTGGAATTTTCCCCTTAAGATTAGTATTATTCCCCGAATCGGCGTATCCTTTGCATATTTTCGAGGAACGCTACAAAGCTATGATAAGCAAATGTTTGCAAGAAAGAGCACATTTCGGTATCAATTTCATGAGTAATGAAGGTATGAAAGATGTTGGGTGCTCGGCTACAATCACAGAAGTGTTGAGGCATTACGACGATGGTCGAATGGACATTGTAGTTGCAGGCGTTAAGCGTTACAAACTGAAATCATTCGCCGATGGAGCCGACAAATACTACGTCGGGGATGTTGATTATTTTGATGATATTGATAATTCATTCCATCCTGAACAATTAGAAAAATGTGTTGATATTTACAACAGGATTGCCGAAACTGTGAAGACAATCAAGATTGATGCAATAGCAATCGAAAATATTTCGTCAAATTTTCCCTCATTTCAATTAGCTCAAAAAGCAGGTCTTGCCATTGAACAACGCCAATTTTTACTCGAAAGTCGCAACGAAAACGAAAGACTGATTTACTTGTTCGAGCATTTCAACAAAATCTTACCTACGGTCAAAACCATTGACGGAATCAATAATTTAATAAAAAATGACGGCTACATCAAGCCGAATTTGCCAAAAGCATAA
- the folP gene encoding dihydropteroate synthase yields the protein MKAFPKIMCILNATPDSFSDGDRFANVDNAVEFALHAAERGVDIIDIGGESTRPGSEPVGEQEELDRVIPIIEGIRRHNANISLSIDTYKSAVAHAAVKSGANIVNDISAGTFDDKMFEIVANLKVPIILMHTPSPPRTMQMNAKYTDVVAEVKDFLSLRIQVAEKSGINEIIIDPGIGFGKNYEQNIELIRNIDEFGELNRPILLGISRKSFLGQLTGIVSPAERDIATILLHSLLLRNNIEYIRIHNFELAIQLKMIKNEIF from the coding sequence ATGAAAGCATTCCCCAAAATAATGTGCATTTTGAACGCCACGCCGGATTCTTTTTCGGATGGTGACAGATTTGCCAATGTTGATAACGCAGTCGAATTTGCTCTACATGCAGCAGAACGCGGAGTTGACATAATTGATATTGGTGGCGAAAGCACTCGTCCGGGCTCCGAACCTGTCGGCGAACAAGAGGAATTGGACAGAGTGATTCCGATAATTGAAGGAATCAGACGCCACAATGCAAATATTTCGTTATCAATTGATACTTATAAATCGGCAGTTGCTCATGCTGCGGTCAAATCAGGTGCTAACATTGTCAATGACATTTCGGCGGGTACTTTCGATGATAAAATGTTCGAAATTGTTGCCAATCTTAAAGTGCCGATAATATTGATGCACACACCTTCTCCCCCGCGAACGATGCAAATGAATGCAAAATACACTGATGTAGTTGCTGAAGTGAAAGATTTTTTAAGTCTCAGAATTCAAGTAGCTGAAAAAAGTGGCATTAATGAAATTATAATTGACCCGGGAATCGGATTTGGGAAAAATTACGAGCAAAATATCGAACTAATTCGCAATATTGATGAATTCGGAGAACTAAATCGCCCAATTTTATTAGGAATCTCCCGAAAATCTTTCCTTGGGCAACTTACCGGAATCGTATCACCCGCAGAGCGAGATATAGCAACGATTTTATTGCATTCACTCTTGCTCCGAAATAACATCGAATACATCAGAATTCACAATTTTGAGCTCGCAATTCAACTAAAAATGATAAAAAATGAAATTTTTTAA
- a CDS encoding RNA polymerase sigma factor: MMKLNFKQMEDSELISLLFTTKHKDAAFAEIYERYSRRVYAYCKKMLHYNVEEANDVFQDVFIRFYNSINKNHYYGNLQNFLLTIARNLCLNQIRDKKNHVPLDEAIMVEGRSEYDSYELKELLNKASNMLEIEYKEVFILRMYDGLEYEEIAEIIGEKAATVRSRVWRAKERIKVILQKYFDEYEFNK, encoded by the coding sequence ATGATGAAATTGAATTTCAAACAAATGGAAGATTCAGAACTTATAAGCTTGTTGTTTACAACCAAGCATAAGGACGCTGCATTTGCTGAAATTTACGAACGATATTCACGAAGAGTTTATGCCTATTGCAAAAAGATGCTTCATTACAATGTTGAAGAAGCTAACGATGTTTTTCAGGATGTGTTCATTAGATTCTATAATTCGATAAACAAAAATCATTATTACGGAAATCTTCAGAACTTTTTGTTGACAATTGCAAGAAATTTATGTCTGAATCAAATCAGAGACAAGAAAAACCACGTGCCCTTAGACGAAGCAATAATGGTTGAAGGACGTTCGGAATATGATTCTTATGAATTGAAAGAACTGCTAAACAAAGCATCAAATATGTTAGAAATTGAATATAAAGAAGTTTTTATACTGAGAATGTATGATGGATTGGAATACGAAGAGATTGCAGAAATTATCGGCGAAAAAGCCGCAACGGTAAGAAGCAGAGTTTGGAGAGCGAAAGAAAGAATCAAAGTGATTTTACAGAAGTATTTCGATGAATATGAATTTAATAAATAA
- a CDS encoding DUF4397 domain-containing protein, producing MIHSFLYGAFATFLALSVIAIGGCECVPDITTPKEITPENSSFVRIINALPDHPEIELESNDIKISTIAYYSGSDSSLYQKFHAGNSFIRIKSITRNQVIANQAYLLTRDKQYSLISYGRGSLALTALIEDELELLQTGTSGIRLLNFTDGMSELTFSLTGLNNHEQSIAYSSYSEFIKIQSGDYIVKIRDGAGNEIATENIKIAPGINYDLISKGYISGTSKNTSLQLIAIKKPN from the coding sequence TTGATACATAGTTTCTTATACGGCGCATTCGCAACCTTTTTAGCTTTGTCAGTTATAGCTATTGGTGGTTGTGAATGTGTCCCCGATATTACAACGCCAAAGGAAATTACTCCCGAAAACTCTTCGTTTGTGAGAATTATTAACGCTTTGCCGGACCATCCGGAAATCGAATTGGAAAGCAACGATATTAAGATTAGCACTATTGCCTATTATTCCGGTTCGGATTCATCGCTATATCAAAAATTTCATGCCGGAAATTCCTTCATTCGAATCAAATCTATAACTCGAAATCAAGTAATTGCCAATCAAGCATACTTGCTCACAAGAGACAAACAATATTCACTCATTTCATACGGACGCGGCAGTTTAGCCTTGACGGCATTGATTGAAGATGAATTGGAATTATTGCAAACGGGAACATCGGGCATAAGATTGTTGAATTTCACTGACGGAATGAGCGAATTGACCTTTTCGCTCACCGGTTTGAACAATCATGAGCAATCAATTGCATATTCGAGCTATTCCGAATTCATCAAAATCCAAAGCGGAGATTACATAGTAAAAATTCGTGATGGAGCAGGAAATGAAATTGCCACAGAAAACATAAAAATAGCCCCGGGAATAAATTATGATTTAATTTCCAAGGGCTACATTTCGGGAACGTCAAAAAATACTTCATTGCAATTAATAGCAATCAAAAAACCAAATTAG
- a CDS encoding leucine-rich repeat domain-containing protein yields MKKTLIFLAILIFVSANDFKAFSQGSSLELGKRNLKLGNTYRESGEFDAAKEFLDKGLSGVESNRGFESQYWQAVAYEYYGFLYRDMGQQDNADANFRKALDIYSRIIKQSDGSQVAMQNVMESSGRISKMLSDGGSMAFGSSSGVINLSNSKLRNMPYDLPLNSSSLILSDNRFRDFPDGLNRYKDLEYLDISGNRLRNVSASIGDLNKLHYLDLSNNRIDDLPNDMSKLKNLRELNLSNNKLKEVPMMLCELKGLRLLNLKGNKIRHEDVMNLVRCLPSTNITFDEYIRKEEEEVGDEFDFESID; encoded by the coding sequence ATGAAAAAAACTCTAATATTTCTCGCGATTTTAATTTTTGTTTCAGCTAATGATTTCAAAGCATTTTCCCAAGGTTCATCATTGGAATTGGGCAAGCGAAATCTCAAGCTCGGTAATACATACAGAGAATCAGGTGAATTCGATGCAGCAAAGGAATTCCTTGACAAAGGGCTTTCGGGCGTCGAATCCAATCGTGGATTTGAATCACAATATTGGCAAGCAGTTGCTTACGAATATTACGGCTTTTTATACCGCGATATGGGGCAACAAGATAATGCTGATGCTAACTTCAGGAAAGCATTGGATATATATTCGCGAATAATCAAGCAATCAGACGGTAGCCAGGTTGCGATGCAAAATGTTATGGAAAGCAGCGGAAGAATCAGCAAAATGCTTAGTGACGGCGGTAGTATGGCTTTCGGCAGTTCATCGGGAGTTATCAATCTTTCAAATAGCAAATTACGCAATATGCCTTATGATTTGCCACTCAACTCTTCAAGTTTGATTCTTTCTGATAACAGGTTCCGTGATTTCCCTGATGGGCTCAATCGCTACAAAGATTTGGAATACCTCGATATTTCCGGCAATAGGCTCAGAAATGTATCTGCTTCAATCGGCGATTTGAACAAATTGCACTATCTTGATTTGAGCAATAATCGAATTGACGATTTGCCGAATGATATGTCCAAATTGAAAAATTTGCGCGAATTGAATTTGAGCAACAATAAACTAAAAGAAGTTCCTATGATGCTTTGCGAATTAAAAGGTTTGAGATTGCTCAATTTGAAGGGCAACAAGATTCGCCACGAAGATGTCATGAATTTGGTGAGATGTTTGCCAAGCACTAACATCACATTCGACGAATACATTCGCAAAGAGGAAGAAGAAGTGGGAGATGAATTCGATTTTGAAAGTATTGACTAA
- a CDS encoding DUF3108 domain-containing protein, whose translation MSAQAHSQPKLNVFYPGEVIEYEVSFMGIKLGNITITSIEEVDFNGKKVYSAKAEMKSNPGIPFLSLNALFESLMEKNLTHSHQFKGSTKQGDNPWTTEKFDMKYPQKHIVYELWKDNKLDKTNKIEFDKKVNDGCSLFFFARQFTDLGKTVRVPTLINAALSYTSLNFHGRSEKTNISAVKYPIKTLFFDGRADWEGVYGLKGYFKGWFSDDEARVPIKAEMNVYVGSVNIELIRWERGNWQPPKAN comes from the coding sequence ATGTCGGCTCAAGCCCACAGCCAACCGAAACTCAATGTTTTTTACCCCGGAGAAGTAATCGAATACGAAGTATCTTTTATGGGAATTAAGTTGGGTAATATCACAATAACTTCGATTGAAGAAGTTGATTTCAACGGCAAAAAAGTTTATTCCGCTAAAGCTGAAATGAAAAGCAACCCGGGAATTCCTTTCCTAAGTCTCAATGCTTTGTTCGAATCTTTGATGGAGAAGAATTTGACACATTCACATCAATTCAAGGGCAGTACTAAGCAGGGTGATAATCCATGGACAACAGAAAAATTTGATATGAAATATCCCCAAAAGCATATTGTATATGAACTTTGGAAAGATAACAAGTTAGATAAAACGAACAAAATCGAATTTGATAAGAAAGTCAATGATGGGTGCTCCTTGTTTTTCTTCGCCAGGCAATTTACTGATTTGGGTAAAACCGTCAGAGTTCCGACACTAATTAATGCAGCGTTGTCTTATACAAGTCTTAATTTTCATGGTAGGTCTGAAAAAACTAACATTTCCGCTGTCAAGTATCCTATAAAAACGCTATTTTTCGACGGTAGAGCCGATTGGGAAGGAGTTTATGGGTTAAAAGGGTATTTCAAGGGTTGGTTCTCCGATGACGAAGCCAGAGTCCCTATAAAGGCAGAAATGAATGTTTATGTTGGAAGTGTCAATATTGAATTAATACGTTGGGAAAGAGGTAATTGGCAACCACCAAAAGCTAATTAA
- a CDS encoding DUF2459 domain-containing protein yields MALISNIIKSTLLLCCLQVGYIFASDSVDVYIINYSYHTGVIIPTDSLVLSELNVGENFKEYRKIDIGWGDADFYQITGFDLYLGAKALLMPTSSVLRFEGMNYPVTSMPENFDFIVLLKFSRERFAKMIELVNQSFDLDDYGKIQKASEQYSGKVQFYFSNEKYHTFNTCNTWVARLLRDSGFDISTFMVITKYDLYTRLKKIGKLIKALN; encoded by the coding sequence ATGGCTCTAATATCTAACATAATAAAATCAACTTTGCTGCTGTGTTGCTTGCAAGTCGGATACATATTTGCCTCCGATAGTGTTGATGTTTATATCATCAATTATAGTTACCACACAGGCGTTATAATCCCGACTGATTCACTTGTTTTGTCTGAATTGAATGTAGGCGAAAATTTCAAGGAATACCGGAAGATTGATATAGGTTGGGGAGATGCCGATTTTTACCAAATTACCGGTTTTGATTTATATTTGGGAGCGAAAGCACTGCTAATGCCAACTTCGAGTGTCCTACGGTTTGAAGGTATGAATTACCCTGTTACGTCAATGCCTGAGAATTTCGATTTTATTGTTTTATTGAAATTTTCGAGAGAGAGATTTGCCAAAATGATTGAACTTGTTAATCAATCTTTCGATTTAGATGATTACGGTAAAATTCAAAAAGCTTCAGAGCAATATTCCGGCAAAGTGCAATTCTATTTTTCAAATGAGAAATATCATACATTCAATACATGCAATACTTGGGTAGCGAGATTGTTGCGAGATTCAGGATTCGACATATCTACTTTTATGGTAATTACCAAGTATGATTTATATACTCGTCTCAAAAAAATCGGCAAGCTAATCAAAGCTCTTAATTAG
- the lepB gene encoding signal peptidase I: protein MMSDSELKVSPQKKNSLRVVISAFFEVLILILLVTFLLRFTTLEFLKIESDSMSPTLKKGDHVLMSRLGYYFGLGSIIPFTTLENPLRFALWYKEPSRGDVIVFRDEDYEGDFKSIRYVTKQVDAIPGDTVNYQHFEGNTTFNLFTLVEFEDHYKKAALPAKGTEIKYDSVNSDFYISLMRSENESVFDTGKDFLVNGKSSNVYIFKNSYYFVTGENYSKSYDSRYFGPISSERIEGKVLFRYFSENSDDGISFLNFKWL, encoded by the coding sequence ATGATGAGCGATTCGGAATTAAAGGTTTCACCTCAAAAAAAAAACTCTTTACGAGTTGTCATATCTGCATTTTTTGAAGTACTGATTCTGATACTTTTGGTCACTTTTTTGCTCAGATTTACAACTCTCGAATTCCTGAAAATCGAGTCTGATTCGATGTCGCCTACCTTAAAAAAGGGTGACCACGTACTGATGAGTCGGCTCGGCTATTATTTCGGATTGGGCTCAATAATTCCTTTCACTACGCTCGAAAACCCTCTTAGATTTGCCCTATGGTACAAAGAACCGTCAAGAGGTGATGTGATAGTATTTCGTGACGAGGATTACGAAGGCGATTTCAAATCTATCAGATATGTAACAAAACAAGTTGATGCTATTCCCGGAGATACTGTTAATTACCAGCATTTTGAAGGTAATACAACTTTCAATCTTTTTACTTTGGTAGAGTTTGAAGACCACTATAAAAAAGCAGCTTTACCTGCGAAAGGTACTGAAATCAAGTATGATTCGGTGAATTCCGACTTTTATATTTCCTTGATGCGTTCAGAGAATGAATCTGTATTCGATACCGGAAAGGACTTTCTTGTCAATGGCAAATCATCAAATGTCTATATTTTCAAGAACTCATATTATTTCGTAACAGGCGAAAACTACAGCAAAAGCTATGATTCACGTTACTTTGGTCCGATTTCGTCCGAACGAATTGAGGGCAAAGTCTTATTCCGCTATTTTTCAGAAAATTCAGACGATGGTATTTCGTTTTTGAATTTTAAATGGCTCTAA
- the lepB gene encoding signal peptidase I yields MDIKKYFAKTAKPAKKKPETFQESVISWVKTILGAIIVVMIINGAAVASFVVPTGSMEKTVMTGDFLFVNKFIYGPTTPQLIPFLNIPLPFYKFPGLKEPEKGDVIVFIYPGDRDEVKPADFVYYLKRCVAVAGDTISIVNKQLIVNGTEVPLAEYGKFDRELPIYPGDKLRTFPPGLGFTRDNWGPIRIPKKGDVVELSPENIREWEVLIAREGHEVASTASGILIDGNSVSSYTIERDYCFGLGDNRDNSLDSRYWGYIPYDNVIGTPMIVYWSWDTNIPLSKIVDKFGSVRLPRIGTIIR; encoded by the coding sequence ATGGATATTAAGAAATATTTCGCTAAGACTGCGAAACCGGCTAAGAAGAAACCCGAAACTTTTCAAGAGAGTGTCATTTCCTGGGTAAAAACTATTTTAGGTGCTATTATTGTTGTGATGATTATTAATGGTGCTGCAGTAGCATCTTTTGTTGTTCCTACCGGTTCGATGGAAAAAACCGTTATGACAGGAGATTTCCTTTTTGTCAATAAATTTATTTACGGACCAACTACACCACAACTAATCCCATTTTTGAATATTCCATTGCCCTTTTATAAATTTCCGGGACTGAAAGAGCCCGAGAAAGGCGATGTCATTGTATTTATTTACCCGGGTGACCGTGACGAAGTAAAGCCGGCTGATTTCGTTTATTACTTGAAACGCTGTGTAGCCGTAGCCGGAGATACTATTTCAATTGTAAACAAGCAATTAATCGTAAATGGTACAGAAGTTCCACTTGCCGAATATGGAAAATTTGATAGAGAGCTGCCTATTTATCCCGGTGATAAATTGCGTACATTTCCTCCGGGATTGGGATTCACTCGCGATAACTGGGGACCTATAAGAATTCCGAAAAAAGGCGATGTAGTGGAGCTAAGTCCTGAAAATATTCGTGAATGGGAAGTGCTTATTGCTCGCGAGGGACACGAAGTGGCATCAACTGCAAGCGGAATTTTGATTGATGGCAACTCTGTTTCAAGCTATACAATTGAACGTGATTATTGCTTCGGGCTTGGCGACAATCGAGACAATAGTCTCGACAGCCGCTATTGGGGCTATATTCCTTATGATAATGTGATTGGTACTCCAATGATTGTTTATTGGTCATGGGATACAAATATTCCATTATCTAAAATAGTTGACAAATTCGGCTCGGTTCGATTACCAAGAATTGGCACAATTATCAGATGA
- the lepA gene encoding translation elongation factor 4 gives MSATPLELFRNFCIIAHIDHGKSTLADRLLEMTGRVSKREMVMNQILDDNPLEQERGITIKLHAIQMDYKADDGNTYILNLIDTPGHVDFTYEVSRSLAACEGALLIVDATQGIEAQTISNLYLALGNDLEIIPVLNKIDLPSAITTVDDVKQQVMELIGCGEDEILLASAKQGIGIHEMLEAIVKRIPPPKGDPNAPLKALIYDSIYDAYRGVIVNVRVFEGTLRENEKVLFMASNKVYETEEVGILYMTRHRTKELSAGNVGYFTASIRDLHDTKAGDTVTYFKNQCVGAIEGFQVVKPMVFSGIYPADADDFENLREALDKLVLNDSAITYEPESSNALGFGFRCGFLGLLHMEIVQERLEREFNQTIVTTVPNVRYKVLKTNGDVIFVDNPAELPKLGEIEELQEPYIKAQTLTPNDYVGNIMKLCMDRRGVLTNQIYLSATRVDIQWELPLAEVVFDFYDKLKSITRGYASLDYEFMEYRKGDLVKLDIMLNGEPVDALSAIVHRAKAYDWGKKLCDKLKDLIPRQMFEVVIQASIGQKVIARSTVKALRKNVTAKCYGGDISRKRKLLEKQKAGKKRMKQVGSIEIPQEAFLAVLSIDN, from the coding sequence ATGAGCGCAACTCCCTTAGAGCTATTTAGAAATTTTTGTATTATTGCACATATTGACCATGGCAAATCAACATTGGCAGACCGTTTGCTTGAAATGACTGGAAGAGTTAGCAAGCGGGAAATGGTTATGAACCAAATCTTAGATGATAACCCACTCGAGCAAGAACGTGGCATTACCATTAAATTGCACGCCATCCAAATGGACTACAAAGCCGATGACGGCAATACATATATTTTAAATTTGATTGATACTCCGGGCCATGTTGACTTTACATACGAAGTTTCTCGCTCACTTGCTGCATGCGAAGGCGCCCTGTTAATCGTTGACGCCACTCAAGGCATTGAAGCTCAAACCATTAGTAATCTATATCTCGCACTTGGAAATGATTTGGAAATTATTCCTGTATTGAACAAAATTGATTTGCCGAGTGCCATTACAACTGTTGATGACGTAAAACAACAGGTAATGGAGCTCATAGGTTGTGGGGAAGATGAAATTTTGCTTGCATCCGCCAAACAAGGTATTGGCATTCATGAAATGTTGGAAGCGATTGTAAAGAGAATTCCACCACCAAAAGGCGACCCCAATGCTCCTCTGAAAGCTTTGATTTATGATTCGATTTATGATGCATATCGTGGCGTAATTGTAAATGTTCGTGTTTTCGAGGGAACTTTACGCGAAAACGAAAAAGTCTTGTTTATGGCATCAAATAAAGTTTACGAGACTGAAGAAGTAGGTATTTTGTACATGACTCGCCACCGAACAAAAGAGCTTTCAGCGGGAAATGTGGGGTATTTTACAGCAAGTATCAGAGACTTGCACGATACCAAAGCCGGCGATACTGTTACATATTTCAAAAATCAATGCGTCGGTGCTATCGAAGGATTTCAAGTCGTTAAGCCGATGGTATTTTCGGGTATCTACCCTGCGGATGCGGATGATTTCGAAAATTTACGCGAAGCTTTGGACAAACTCGTACTAAACGATTCGGCAATTACTTACGAACCGGAATCATCTAATGCACTCGGATTCGGTTTCAGGTGCGGATTTTTAGGGCTTTTGCACATGGAAATTGTCCAAGAAAGGCTCGAACGCGAATTCAACCAAACAATTGTTACCACAGTTCCAAACGTACGATACAAAGTACTCAAAACCAACGGTGATGTTATTTTTGTTGACAATCCTGCAGAATTACCCAAACTCGGCGAAATTGAAGAACTTCAAGAGCCATACATCAAGGCTCAAACCCTCACGCCAAATGATTATGTGGGCAATATCATGAAATTGTGCATGGATAGAAGAGGAGTGCTAACAAATCAAATTTATCTGTCTGCAACACGTGTTGACATTCAATGGGAATTGCCCTTAGCTGAAGTTGTATTCGACTTTTACGACAAACTGAAATCAATCACTCGTGGCTATGCTTCACTCGATTATGAATTCATGGAATATCGAAAAGGTGATTTGGTCAAACTTGATATAATGCTCAACGGCGAACCTGTTGACGCATTATCGGCAATTGTCCATAGAGCTAAGGCATACGATTGGGGTAAAAAATTATGCGACAAGCTTAAGGATTTAATCCCCAGACAAATGTTCGAAGTAGTGATTCAAGCATCAATTGGGCAAAAAGTTATCGCTCGTTCGACCGTGAAAGCATTGCGTAAAAATGTAACTGCCAAATGCTATGGTGGCGACATTTCGCGTAAACGTAAATTACTTGAGAAACAAAAAGCAGGTAAGAAGCGTATGAAACAAGTAGGAAGTATTGAAATTCCGCAAGAAGCATTTTTGGCTGTACTCAGCATTGACAATTAA